In Bacteroidota bacterium, a single window of DNA contains:
- a CDS encoding MOP flippase family protein has protein sequence MPLLPSILTGVKWSSISQFGRQILQLVTTIVLARTLAPSDFGLMSMAMVVVGFLNVFRDLGTSSAIIQRNEISGTLLSGIFWLNVIFGIVVMSLVFVLAPLFASFYGEARLVPILKALSASFFISSIGISHQALLERELQFEKLAKAEISSTLFGAVVGITLAIRGAGVWSLVAQALSTALLSSTLLSLVLSRWKPRLVFSVAEIKSVARFSLNLSGFNMTNYFIRNADSLLIGKYLGAQDLGYYVLAYRIVLYPWQNVTSVISRVMFPVYSKLNQDNMTFRRAYLNVASTIAAIAFPMMLGLIGVSSPLVHVFFGDQWRTVSSLIVILAPIGLLQSIDSTTGSIYLAKSRTDWMFRWGIATGISGVAAFVIGLHWGVIGVATGYLIASLIWLYPGLAIPFSLIGLSILELLKKVWRPFSCAALMLAVIFALKASCGDWLTPVETLIGLLLSGISVYLLCSLVLNRESMKSIISYIRQA, from the coding sequence ATGCCGTTGTTACCCTCTATTCTCACTGGAGTAAAATGGTCGTCTATCTCGCAATTCGGCAGGCAGATCCTCCAGCTTGTTACGACGATCGTACTAGCTCGCACGCTGGCCCCTTCAGATTTCGGGTTGATGAGCATGGCGATGGTAGTGGTCGGTTTCCTCAATGTGTTTAGGGACTTAGGCACATCCTCAGCGATCATTCAGCGCAACGAGATTTCCGGTACATTATTATCGGGGATCTTTTGGTTAAACGTGATCTTCGGGATAGTCGTGATGTCGCTGGTGTTCGTCCTCGCTCCTCTGTTTGCATCTTTTTATGGGGAGGCAAGGTTAGTGCCGATCCTCAAAGCGCTTTCGGCGTCGTTTTTTATTTCAAGTATTGGGATATCCCACCAGGCGCTCTTGGAACGCGAGCTTCAGTTTGAAAAGCTGGCGAAGGCGGAAATCTCTTCGACACTTTTCGGAGCGGTTGTGGGGATCACGCTTGCCATCCGCGGAGCGGGAGTATGGAGCCTCGTCGCCCAAGCTTTGTCGACTGCCCTGTTGTCTTCGACATTGCTATCGCTGGTACTAAGCCGCTGGAAGCCGAGACTGGTTTTTAGCGTGGCGGAGATAAAAAGCGTGGCCCGTTTCAGCCTCAACCTCTCTGGCTTCAATATGACGAACTATTTTATTCGCAATGCAGACTCACTTCTCATCGGAAAATACCTCGGGGCTCAGGACCTAGGATATTATGTCCTTGCATACCGTATCGTCCTGTACCCTTGGCAAAATGTGACGTCAGTGATCTCGAGAGTAATGTTCCCTGTGTACTCAAAGCTAAACCAAGACAACATGACGTTTCGGAGAGCTTATCTCAACGTTGCATCAACGATCGCTGCGATTGCATTTCCAATGATGCTCGGGCTCATCGGCGTAAGCAGTCCACTCGTCCATGTCTTTTTTGGGGACCAATGGAGGACCGTGAGTTCGCTGATCGTTATTTTAGCGCCGATCGGTCTTCTGCAATCCATCGATTCAACAACGGGGTCGATCTATCTGGCGAAGAGCCGGACAGACTGGATGTTCCGCTGGGGAATCGCCACGGGTATTTCAGGCGTCGCGGCCTTTGTGATCGGTCTGCATTGGGGCGTGATCGGGGTTGCAACAGGCTATTTGATTGCGAGCTTGATTTGGTTGTATCCAGGTCTTGCAATCCCGTTCAGCCTGATTGGATTGAGTATTCTCGAACTCCTGAAAAAAGTATGGAGGCCTTTTTCTTGCGCTGCACTCATGCTTGCCGTTATCTTCGCGTTAAAGGCATCCTGCGGCGATTGGTTGACACCGGTTGAGACACTGATCGGATTGCTTCTTTCCGGTATATCGGTCTATCTCCTCTGCAGCCTCGTACTAAACCGCGAATCCATGAAATCAATTATTTCATACATTCGCCAGGCATGA
- a CDS encoding class I SAM-dependent methyltransferase, whose translation MRNFVFSLLNTIRDIPYLRGWRRGGISYWKWRARKFGAHSVLNLGHGTIEFEKVTEQQKLQLYPWFRRQLTGKERLVMDFGCGPGRFTGDLAEMIHGNAVGIDPIRDLLAQAPARSGVEYKQMEQGTIPLVDGSVDVAWVCLVLGGIQGNELVRAVREIERVLKPDGLLFLVENTSDKEDGPYWKFRTVSQYTAMFPGRNLVHLHDYEDLGERISILSGRH comes from the coding sequence ATGCGCAATTTTGTTTTTAGTTTGCTGAATACGATACGCGACATTCCGTATCTGCGCGGGTGGAGAAGAGGAGGGATCAGTTATTGGAAATGGAGAGCCCGCAAATTCGGAGCCCACTCCGTGCTGAACCTGGGGCACGGAACGATCGAATTTGAAAAAGTCACGGAACAGCAAAAACTGCAACTCTATCCGTGGTTTCGCAGGCAGCTCACAGGGAAGGAACGATTGGTGATGGATTTTGGATGCGGCCCAGGACGCTTTACTGGCGACTTAGCTGAGATGATTCATGGGAACGCCGTTGGCATCGACCCGATTCGTGATCTGCTTGCACAGGCGCCTGCACGCTCCGGCGTCGAATACAAACAGATGGAACAAGGCACGATTCCGCTTGTGGATGGTTCGGTCGATGTGGCGTGGGTATGTTTGGTTCTCGGAGGCATTCAAGGAAACGAATTGGTTCGCGCCGTTCGCGAGATCGAAAGAGTTCTGAAACCTGACGGGTTGTTGTTCCTCGTTGAAAATACGAGCGATAAAGAAGATGGACCATATTGGAAATTCAGGACTGTCTCTCAGTACACTGCCATGTTCCCCGGCAGAAATCTCGTTCATCTTCATGACTATGAAGACTTAGGAGAAAGAATTTCAATCCTGTCAGGAAGGCATTGA
- a CDS encoding Wzz/FepE/Etk N-terminal domain-containing protein has translation MAETHESEFVDYLVLVVKWKKVLVSLAVGLMLFSYLMVYLFVDPQYDSSAIILPTESQQNGISNLMKNIGTLPMGLGGIGTSTRAVDMDLYSTILGSRAMLEKIVMKFDLLNDYHLTSMEKAVEVLRTKIKKRVTDENAYEIIVRASSPRKSADMANYILEELNRDVVELNVAKSRDNRIFLEQRYSEMTKNLRLAEDSLQFYQENTGMLEAIEQSKLIISAYSSLEADLISKQMELAILEKTQSKESPQLESVRLQVNEYEKKLNAMKTGSEGNGVILALDSLPSAAKQYFRHFRDVEIYSKILEFLVPMYEQSRFDEQKNTPVLQVIDFPVVPEKKSYPPRFLFSLIITVVGLLIAFFYILLNENSEWKNSEKMKFIRSNIFKWK, from the coding sequence ATGGCTGAAACTCATGAATCGGAATTTGTCGACTACCTCGTGCTGGTCGTCAAATGGAAAAAAGTTCTGGTTTCTCTGGCAGTTGGATTGATGCTCTTCTCATATTTGATGGTCTATCTCTTTGTCGATCCACAATATGATTCAAGCGCAATTATCTTGCCGACAGAATCGCAACAGAATGGGATCTCTAATCTCATGAAAAACATCGGCACGCTGCCGATGGGACTTGGAGGGATTGGAACTTCAACGCGTGCCGTTGATATGGATCTCTACTCGACCATACTGGGCAGCCGGGCGATGCTCGAGAAAATCGTAATGAAATTTGACCTGTTGAACGACTATCACCTTACAAGCATGGAGAAGGCAGTTGAGGTATTGCGTACAAAAATAAAGAAACGGGTCACTGATGAAAATGCTTACGAAATTATCGTCCGAGCCAGCTCGCCACGGAAATCGGCTGACATGGCAAATTATATTTTGGAAGAGCTGAACAGGGATGTTGTCGAACTTAACGTCGCGAAATCCCGGGACAATCGAATCTTTTTAGAGCAGCGGTACAGTGAAATGACTAAGAACCTCCGCCTTGCTGAAGATTCACTCCAATTCTACCAGGAAAATACCGGTATGCTCGAAGCCATAGAGCAATCGAAGCTCATTATTAGCGCGTATTCGTCCCTGGAAGCCGACCTCATCTCGAAACAAATGGAGCTTGCCATTCTCGAAAAGACTCAATCGAAGGAGTCGCCCCAACTCGAAAGCGTTCGGCTGCAAGTCAACGAGTATGAAAAGAAACTCAACGCCATGAAGACCGGAAGCGAAGGGAATGGTGTTATCCTCGCGCTTGATTCACTCCCGTCCGCTGCTAAACAGTATTTTCGCCATTTCCGCGACGTTGAAATCTACTCGAAGATACTGGAATTTTTGGTTCCAATGTACGAACAATCGAGATTTGACGAGCAGAAGAATACCCCTGTTCTGCAAGTGATCGATTTTCCGGTGGTTCCGGAGAAGAAATCGTATCCGCCCCGCTTTCTGTTCAGCTTAATCATTACGGTTGTTGGTCTGCTCATCGCCTTTTTTTATATTCTGTTGAACGAAAATTCCGAGTGGAAAAATTCGGAAAAAATGAAATTCATCAGGTCAAACATATTCAAGTGGAAATAG
- a CDS encoding DegT/DnrJ/EryC1/StrS aminotransferase family protein, whose amino-acid sequence MRSSFLVFGSPRIEEDEIAEVVDSLRSAWLGTGPKVARFEAMFREYVGSRYAVAVHSCTAALHLSLVASHVKAGDEVITTPMTFAATANAILHTGALPVFADIDRATLNIDPQQIKKKLTHATKAILPVHFAGRACDMKSIMAIANDAKAIVINDAAHAIETEYCGKKISHYGAMAAYSFYATKNITTGEGGMVATDDKEIADKIKMYALHGMTKDAWQRYSDAGFKHYEVVFPGFKYNMMDLQAAIGIRQLPKIEAYSRRRKEIWDRYNDAFKGLPVTLPSPVEPNTRHAYHLYTLLLNLEDLTITRDQFMELLFKQNIGTGVHYTALHLHPYYRERFGYKKGDFPNTEYVADRTVSIPFSAKLTEEDVKDVIEAVTAILNTHSS is encoded by the coding sequence ATGCGTAGTTCTTTCTTAGTGTTCGGCAGTCCGCGTATCGAGGAAGATGAAATTGCGGAAGTCGTTGATTCATTGCGCTCCGCGTGGCTTGGTACCGGTCCTAAAGTTGCAAGATTCGAGGCGATGTTCCGGGAGTATGTTGGGTCGCGCTACGCCGTGGCCGTTCATTCGTGTACTGCCGCTCTTCACCTTTCTCTTGTCGCTTCGCACGTCAAGGCAGGAGATGAAGTGATTACCACGCCGATGACGTTTGCAGCCACGGCGAATGCCATCCTACACACCGGCGCCCTTCCGGTTTTCGCCGATATCGACCGCGCCACCTTGAACATTGACCCTCAGCAGATCAAGAAGAAATTGACGCATGCAACAAAGGCGATCTTGCCCGTGCATTTTGCCGGGCGGGCTTGCGACATGAAGTCGATCATGGCGATTGCGAACGACGCCAAAGCGATCGTCATCAACGATGCAGCCCACGCTATCGAGACGGAATATTGCGGAAAGAAAATCAGTCACTACGGAGCAATGGCCGCCTACAGTTTTTATGCGACCAAAAATATTACCACGGGTGAGGGGGGCATGGTTGCCACCGACGATAAGGAGATCGCCGACAAAATAAAAATGTACGCTCTTCACGGCATGACGAAAGATGCCTGGCAGCGTTACTCGGATGCCGGCTTCAAACACTATGAAGTAGTTTTTCCAGGATTTAAGTATAACATGATGGACCTCCAGGCGGCTATCGGCATTCGCCAACTGCCGAAGATCGAAGCTTACTCCAGGCGGCGGAAAGAGATCTGGGATCGGTACAACGACGCCTTTAAGGGTCTTCCGGTCACCCTGCCCTCTCCGGTTGAACCGAATACTCGCCATGCCTACCACCTGTACACCTTGCTCCTCAATTTGGAAGACCTAACAATTACGCGCGATCAATTTATGGAGCTCTTGTTTAAGCAGAATATTGGGACCGGCGTTCACTACACCGCGCTGCACTTGCACCCATACTATCGCGAACGATTCGGGTACAAAAAGGGAGATTTTCCAAACACCGAGTACGTTGCAGATCGCACCGTCTCGATCCCCTTTTCAGCAAAACTCACGGAAGAAGATGTTAAAGATGTGATAGAAGCTGTGACGGCGATTCTTAACACTCATTCCTCGTAA